The following are encoded in a window of bacterium SCSIO 12643 genomic DNA:
- a CDS encoding PspC domain-containing protein, whose protein sequence is MVKRMIKEIELRAFGVCDWWGEKLNIDTNSIRVYFIYLSFLTLGSPLVIYLMMAFILKNKNWFKYKRTTIWEF, encoded by the coding sequence ATGGTAAAACGGATGATAAAAGAAATAGAACTTCGCGCATTTGGAGTATGCGATTGGTGGGGTGAAAAGCTAAATATTGATACCAATAGTATTCGCGTGTATTTTATTTACTTGTCATTTTTAACTCTGGGTTCCCCATTGGTTATATATTTGATGATGGCCTTTATATTGAAAAACAAAAACTGGTTTAAATATAAGCGCACAACAATCTGGGAGTTTTAA
- a CDS encoding acyl-CoA dehydrogenase family protein has protein sequence MNFEQTENQQMIAQMVRDFAEKEIKPNMMKWDEEQIFPVSLFKKLGELGLMGVLVPTEYGGSGFGYQEYVTAIEELSKVDGSIGLSMAAHNSLCTGHILQFGNEEQKKKYLPKLATAEHIGAWGLTEQGTGSDAGGMATVAVQDGDYWVINGAKNFITHGITGDVAVVIVRTGEKGASNSTTAFIIEKGTKGFEGGKKENKLGMRASETTALFFDNCRVHKDQILGEVGDGFKQALKVLDGGRISIASLGVGIAMGAYEAALQYSKEREQFGKPISAFQAISFKLADMATQIEAAHLLTMNAADKKNRGEVITKEGAMAKLYSSEIAVKVSNEAVQIFGGYGYTKDYPVEKFYRDSKLCTIGEGTSEIQKLVISRQIIK, from the coding sequence ATGAATTTCGAACAAACTGAGAATCAGCAGATGATCGCACAAATGGTGCGTGATTTTGCAGAAAAAGAGATAAAACCTAATATGATGAAATGGGATGAGGAACAAATTTTTCCGGTTTCTTTATTTAAAAAATTAGGTGAGTTAGGTTTAATGGGTGTATTAGTGCCCACTGAATATGGAGGCTCAGGATTTGGATATCAAGAATACGTGACTGCAATTGAAGAATTATCAAAAGTAGATGGTTCTATAGGTTTGTCAATGGCTGCACATAACTCATTATGTACAGGGCATATTCTACAATTTGGTAATGAAGAACAAAAGAAAAAGTATTTACCCAAGTTAGCTACGGCTGAGCATATTGGTGCCTGGGGATTGACTGAGCAAGGGACAGGTTCAGATGCTGGAGGTATGGCCACTGTAGCTGTTCAAGATGGTGATTATTGGGTGATTAATGGTGCTAAGAACTTTATTACACATGGGATCACCGGAGATGTAGCTGTGGTTATCGTAAGAACTGGAGAGAAAGGAGCGTCAAATAGTACTACTGCTTTTATTATCGAAAAAGGAACCAAAGGATTCGAAGGTGGTAAAAAAGAGAATAAGCTGGGAATGCGTGCATCTGAGACAACAGCATTATTCTTTGATAACTGTCGCGTACATAAAGATCAAATTTTGGGAGAAGTTGGAGATGGATTTAAGCAAGCATTAAAAGTTTTAGATGGAGGTAGAATTTCTATTGCTTCTCTTGGAGTAGGTATCGCAATGGGTGCTTATGAAGCGGCATTACAATATTCAAAAGAAAGAGAGCAGTTTGGTAAGCCAATTTCAGCATTTCAGGCGATTTCTTTTAAGTTAGCAGATATGGCTACGCAAATTGAAGCAGCACATTTATTAACGATGAATGCCGCGGATAAAAAGAATAGAGGAGAAGTAATTACAAAAGAAGGCGCAATGGCAAAGTTATATTCTTCTGAAATTGCAGTAAAAGTTTCAAATGAAGCGGTGCAAATTTTCGGTGGATATGGCTATACCAAAGACTATCCGGTGGAGAAGTTTTATAGAGATAGTAAGTTATGTACAATCGGAGAAGGAACCTCTGAAATTCAAAAACTTGTAATTTCTCGACAAATAATTAAATAA
- a CDS encoding SDR family oxidoreductase, which yields MRVVWVTGTNGFIGSHVVERLISEKSYHVVGLSKGENRLSSIPELEYFEIDLSTDFDSKVTELLPQPDIIVHCAAISQVDLCERDPGLCESINVVATEKLVKIAKEYQAQFIFFSSDFVFDGSKKEIHEHDQTTPISVYGRSKEKAEYLVQSSGLKWSIIRPVLVYGYSRAASRNNIFSWVYTALRNEEKLQIVNDQFRTPTFVMDVVELVSGILNKKSTGIYHIGGNDVVSVCDFAQYIAVASGVDEELIQPKSSDLVSGGKLRPQYSCVNNSKINKEFQMTPLGFKEGILKAIQQIENRGR from the coding sequence ATGAGAGTAGTTTGGGTAACTGGAACCAATGGGTTTATAGGTTCCCATGTGGTTGAAAGACTAATCTCTGAAAAATCGTATCATGTGGTTGGACTTTCTAAAGGAGAAAATAGATTAAGTTCTATCCCGGAATTGGAATATTTTGAAATTGATTTATCAACTGATTTTGACTCGAAAGTTACAGAGTTGCTCCCTCAGCCTGATATTATTGTTCACTGTGCAGCAATATCTCAGGTAGATCTTTGTGAACGCGATCCTGGATTATGTGAAAGTATAAATGTAGTTGCGACTGAGAAGCTAGTAAAGATTGCTAAAGAGTATCAGGCACAGTTTATATTTTTCTCTTCTGATTTTGTTTTTGATGGAAGCAAAAAAGAAATTCATGAACATGATCAAACAACCCCGATAAGTGTATACGGTAGGAGTAAAGAAAAAGCAGAATATCTGGTTCAGAGTTCTGGATTAAAATGGAGTATCATACGTCCGGTTTTGGTGTACGGATATTCGCGTGCTGCATCCCGAAATAATATCTTTTCATGGGTATATACAGCGTTACGAAACGAGGAGAAGCTGCAAATTGTAAATGATCAATTTCGTACGCCTACTTTTGTTATGGATGTGGTGGAATTGGTAAGTGGGATTTTAAATAAAAAGAGTACAGGGATTTATCATATAGGAGGAAATGATGTGGTGTCTGTATGTGATTTTGCTCAGTACATTGCTGTTGCTTCTGGTGTAGACGAAGAATTAATACAACCGAAGTCAAGTGATTTAGTAAGTGGTGGAAAATTAAGACCTCAATATTCCTGTGTAAATAACTCTAAGATTAATAAAGAGTTTCAAATGACTCCATTAGGATTCAAAGAAGGAATTTTAAAGGCGATTCAGCAGATTGAAAATCGTGGTAGATAA
- a CDS encoding DUF2851 family protein, with translation MTEEFLYHIWKYKLFNLNNLKTTFGESIRIQSVGRRNNESGPDFIDAQIQIDNVLWIGLVEIHVNASDWWKHKHQLDPIYQKVILHVVWNYDKDVFDCNENKIPVLELKGRVSKSLVSTFYKKGNPVDSFVCSGLTHYLNDFETQNWLSRLLVDRLEKKVKIIEQVYQHFKGDWSQTFYNMLLKNLGFKVNALPMQLMGQNVPFRILLKSSDHLERLEAILLGCGGFLEGKMEDEYAYQLQKEFKHQQHKYELVILDKSLWKLGKVRPGNFPQIRLSQLARIIHDYGDLFQKFIRDFKIDMDLNELNVKATDYWDTHYTFGEVSSRKEKRLGRNSVQNILINTVAPMLFFYGKEMGAHFYQELSIDLLERLPGENNSIIKAWEENNIFAKQASIGQALIELTHTYCDRKKCLECGIGIQILRRGV, from the coding sequence ATGACAGAAGAATTCTTATACCATATTTGGAAGTATAAACTATTTAACCTTAATAATCTTAAAACAACATTTGGAGAATCTATTCGGATTCAATCTGTAGGTAGAAGAAACAATGAATCTGGCCCGGATTTTATTGATGCCCAAATTCAAATTGACAATGTCCTATGGATTGGACTGGTAGAGATACATGTAAATGCATCTGATTGGTGGAAACATAAACATCAATTAGATCCTATATATCAAAAAGTGATTTTACATGTCGTATGGAATTACGACAAAGATGTATTTGATTGTAACGAGAATAAAATTCCTGTTTTAGAATTAAAAGGTAGGGTGTCAAAATCCCTAGTATCGACTTTTTACAAGAAAGGAAATCCAGTTGATAGTTTCGTGTGTAGTGGATTAACACATTACTTAAATGACTTTGAAACACAAAATTGGTTGAGCAGACTATTGGTTGATCGATTGGAGAAGAAAGTCAAAATTATTGAGCAGGTATATCAACATTTTAAAGGAGATTGGTCTCAAACCTTTTATAATATGTTATTGAAGAATCTGGGCTTTAAAGTAAATGCATTACCCATGCAATTAATGGGGCAAAATGTGCCGTTTCGAATTTTACTGAAATCTAGTGATCATTTAGAAAGGTTAGAAGCAATTCTTCTTGGGTGCGGAGGTTTTCTAGAAGGAAAAATGGAGGACGAATATGCGTATCAACTCCAAAAAGAATTTAAACATCAACAACATAAATATGAATTGGTGATTTTAGATAAAAGCTTGTGGAAATTGGGTAAAGTGCGGCCTGGTAACTTTCCGCAGATTCGCTTATCTCAATTGGCACGAATCATTCATGATTATGGTGATTTGTTTCAAAAGTTCATCCGAGATTTTAAAATAGATATGGACTTAAATGAACTTAATGTAAAAGCTACTGATTATTGGGATACACATTATACATTCGGAGAAGTGTCTTCAAGAAAAGAAAAAAGGTTAGGACGTAATTCTGTACAGAATATTTTGATCAATACTGTGGCGCCAATGCTCTTCTTTTATGGTAAAGAAATGGGTGCGCATTTTTATCAGGAACTGTCTATAGATTTATTAGAAAGATTACCAGGAGAAAACAATTCGATAATAAAAGCCTGGGAGGAAAACAATATTTTTGCAAAGCAAGCGTCAATTGGTCAGGCGCTCATTGAGTTAACTCATACTTATTGTGACAGAAAAAAGTGTTTAGAGTGTGGGATCGGTATTCAGATTTTAAGACGAGGAGTTTAA
- a CDS encoding tyrosine-type recombinase/integrase yields MHISEFQNYLESEKRFSNHTVLAYTNDLNQFFNFLESYYEISSIQEISHRMIRNWLVHLLESGVSNNSVNRKLSTLKTYYRFILLSEISDVDPTVKVIAPKMKKRLPEFVDQVSMDKLMNQEMFSDDFEGVRDQTIMEFLYQTGVRVSEMLSLKVSDVQNRNTFVKVLGKRNKERFVPITTELDQLLTKYIDIRNKQVSTSDSLFITARGKSAYPKLIYGVVNKYLGIISTINKKSPHVLRHTFATHMLNNGADLNTIKELLGHANLSATQVYTHNSFEKLKTIYNQAHPRA; encoded by the coding sequence ATGCATATAAGCGAATTCCAAAATTATTTAGAGTCAGAAAAGCGGTTCTCAAATCATACCGTGTTAGCCTATACTAATGATTTGAATCAATTTTTTAATTTTCTTGAATCCTACTACGAAATAAGTTCTATTCAGGAGATCTCTCATAGAATGATTCGGAATTGGTTGGTGCATTTGCTAGAGAGTGGAGTAAGTAATAATTCTGTTAACCGTAAACTTTCCACATTAAAAACCTATTACAGGTTTATTCTTTTGTCTGAAATCTCAGATGTCGATCCAACAGTCAAAGTGATCGCTCCTAAAATGAAGAAAAGGCTCCCTGAATTTGTAGATCAAGTATCTATGGATAAATTGATGAATCAGGAAATGTTCTCAGATGATTTTGAAGGAGTGCGAGATCAAACTATAATGGAGTTTTTGTATCAAACTGGAGTTCGTGTATCTGAAATGCTATCTTTAAAAGTATCGGATGTGCAGAATAGGAATACCTTTGTGAAGGTATTGGGGAAAAGGAATAAGGAGAGGTTTGTTCCTATAACAACAGAATTAGATCAATTACTCACCAAATACATAGATATTAGAAATAAGCAGGTATCAACCTCAGATAGTTTATTCATTACTGCACGTGGTAAATCGGCTTATCCTAAACTAATTTATGGAGTGGTAAATAAGTATTTGGGAATTATATCTACAATTAATAAAAAAAGTCCTCACGTCTTGAGGCATACGTTTGCAACTCATATGTTAAATAATGGGGCAGACTTAAATACAATAAAAGAATTATTAGGTCATGCGAATTTATCCGCTACACAGGTCTATACACATAATTCTTTTGAGAAACTAAAAACAATTTATAACCAAGCTCATCCCAGAGCGTAA
- the rpsU gene encoding 30S ribosomal protein S21 — MLIVPVKDGEPIERALKKFKKKFERTGVMKEMRARKKYIKPTVRRREEKLRAIYREQYLNNLD; from the coding sequence ATGTTAATTGTACCTGTAAAAGACGGAGAGCCAATAGAAAGAGCTCTAAAAAAATTCAAGAAAAAATTCGAGCGCACTGGTGTGATGAAAGAGATGCGTGCGAGAAAAAAATATATTAAGCCTACGGTAAGAAGAAGAGAAGAGAAACTTCGCGCGATCTACCGCGAGCAATATTTGAACAATCTAGATTAA
- a CDS encoding alanine:cation symporter family protein, whose amino-acid sequence MKNTISLLLVTLGSITTVFAQEASDEKNIGQIIDSWFAPIVDVLAVVFFADPLKLLGIDIGADVPFIVVWLVFGAVFFTFKMRFINFRGFKHSIQLVQGKFDDPNDKGEVSHFQALTTALSATVGLGNIASVAVAITIGGPGATFWMILAGLLGMSTKFTECTLGVKYREIHEDGSISGGPMYYLTKGLNRRNMEMLGKALALLFAVLAVLASFGGGNMFQSNQAFSQMAGQLPAIAEYGFWFGLGMAILVGVVIIGGIQSIAKVTEKIVPFMAFLYVISAIIILGMNYDRIFDAFGLIIQGAFAPDSIAGGFVGVLMTGFKRASFSNEAGVGSAAIAHSAVKTHEPVSEGFVALLEPFIDTVIICTMTALVIIITGQYQNVGLEGAQLTSAAFESAFNWFPMVLAVAVFLFAFSTMISWSYYGLKAWTYLFGESKLSENTYKMIFLVFVVVGASTSMSAVITFSDMMILAMAFPNIIGLLIMSSEVREDLRVYVYKVKTGVIKQFK is encoded by the coding sequence ATGAAAAACACTATAAGTTTATTATTGGTTACCCTTGGTAGTATCACTACTGTATTTGCTCAAGAAGCTTCTGATGAAAAAAATATTGGACAGATAATTGACTCCTGGTTTGCACCAATTGTAGATGTTTTAGCGGTAGTGTTTTTCGCAGACCCTTTGAAATTATTGGGTATTGATATAGGCGCAGATGTGCCATTCATTGTGGTATGGCTGGTTTTCGGAGCGGTGTTCTTTACCTTTAAAATGAGGTTCATCAATTTTAGAGGATTTAAACATTCAATCCAGTTGGTTCAGGGGAAATTTGATGACCCAAATGACAAAGGAGAGGTGTCGCATTTTCAAGCATTAACTACAGCGCTTTCAGCTACTGTAGGGTTGGGAAATATAGCGAGTGTAGCAGTAGCCATAACAATAGGAGGTCCCGGAGCAACTTTTTGGATGATTCTGGCTGGATTATTAGGGATGTCTACAAAATTCACGGAATGTACCCTGGGAGTAAAATACAGAGAAATTCACGAAGATGGAAGTATTTCAGGTGGTCCAATGTATTATCTAACCAAAGGACTCAATAGACGTAATATGGAAATGCTAGGTAAAGCTTTGGCTTTATTATTTGCGGTATTAGCTGTACTAGCTTCTTTCGGGGGTGGAAATATGTTTCAATCTAATCAGGCTTTTTCACAGATGGCCGGACAGCTACCTGCTATTGCGGAGTATGGATTTTGGTTCGGATTAGGAATGGCCATTTTAGTAGGAGTTGTGATCATTGGTGGAATTCAATCCATCGCTAAAGTAACAGAGAAGATTGTTCCATTTATGGCTTTCCTTTATGTAATCTCTGCAATTATCATTTTGGGAATGAATTACGATAGAATATTTGACGCATTTGGGTTAATCATTCAAGGTGCTTTTGCTCCTGATTCTATTGCTGGTGGTTTTGTAGGTGTGTTAATGACCGGTTTTAAAAGAGCATCATTTTCCAATGAAGCTGGAGTAGGTTCAGCTGCAATTGCTCACTCTGCGGTGAAAACACACGAGCCTGTAAGTGAAGGTTTCGTGGCATTATTGGAGCCGTTTATTGATACAGTGATTATTTGTACCATGACGGCATTGGTGATTATCATAACCGGACAATATCAAAATGTAGGTCTAGAAGGTGCGCAATTAACATCTGCTGCATTCGAAAGTGCTTTTAATTGGTTCCCGATGGTACTGGCAGTGGCCGTGTTCTTGTTTGCATTTTCTACGATGATTTCTTGGTCCTATTACGGATTAAAAGCATGGACGTACTTATTTGGAGAGTCAAAACTTTCAGAAAATACGTATAAAATGATTTTCTTGGTGTTTGTTGTGGTTGGAGCTTCTACCTCTATGAGTGCGGTGATTACATTTTCAGATATGATGATTCTGGCTATGGCTTTCCCTAATATTATAGGTTTGTTGATTATGTCGTCTGAAGTTCGAGAAGACTTAAGAGTTTATGTGTATAAGGTGAAAACCGGTGTAATAAAACAATTTAAATAG
- the tuf gene encoding elongation factor Tu, with protein sequence MAKEMFDRSKPHVNIGTIGHVDHGKTTLTAAIAKVLSDQGLAEKRDFDTIDNAPEEKERGITINTSHIEYETANRHYAHVDCPGHADYVKNMITGAAQMDGAILVVASTDGPMPQTREHILLARQVNVPAIVVFMNKVDLVDDEELLELVEMEVRELLSFYEYDGDDLPVIQGSALGGLEGDDKWVGKINELMEAVDNHIPLPPRDVDKEFLMPVEDVFSITGRGTVATGRIESGVINTGDEVELLGMGADKMKSVITGVEMFRKILDRGEAGDNVGLLLRGVDKDKIKRGMVIARTGTITPHTKFKAEVYILKKEEGGRHTPFHNKYRPQFYIRTTDVTGEIQLEEGREMVMPGDNLTITVELINPVAINLGLKFAIREGGRTVGAGQITEIIE encoded by the coding sequence ATGGCTAAAGAAATGTTTGACCGGTCGAAACCACACGTAAACATCGGTACTATCGGGCACGTGGATCATGGAAAAACTACCTTGACCGCAGCAATCGCGAAAGTGTTATCTGATCAAGGATTGGCGGAAAAAAGAGATTTCGACACGATCGATAATGCTCCAGAAGAAAAAGAAAGAGGTATTACAATTAATACTTCGCACATTGAGTATGAGACTGCAAATCGTCACTACGCTCACGTTGATTGTCCTGGTCACGCGGATTACGTAAAAAATATGATTACTGGTGCCGCTCAAATGGACGGTGCAATCTTAGTTGTAGCTTCTACAGACGGACCAATGCCACAAACTCGTGAGCATATCCTATTAGCTCGTCAGGTAAACGTACCTGCAATTGTTGTTTTCATGAACAAGGTTGACTTAGTTGATGATGAGGAGTTGTTAGAGTTAGTAGAAATGGAAGTTCGTGAGTTGTTATCTTTCTATGAGTATGATGGAGACGACTTACCAGTTATCCAAGGTTCTGCTTTAGGTGGATTAGAAGGAGATGATAAATGGGTTGGTAAAATCAACGAATTGATGGAAGCTGTGGATAACCACATTCCACTACCTCCTCGTGATGTAGATAAAGAATTCTTGATGCCTGTTGAGGATGTATTCTCAATTACTGGTCGTGGTACTGTTGCAACTGGTAGAATCGAGTCTGGTGTAATTAACACTGGTGATGAGGTTGAGTTGTTAGGTATGGGAGCAGACAAAATGAAATCTGTAATTACAGGTGTTGAGATGTTCCGTAAGATTCTTGATAGAGGTGAGGCTGGTGATAACGTTGGTCTACTTTTAAGAGGTGTCGATAAAGATAAAATCAAAAGAGGAATGGTGATCGCTAGAACTGGTACAATCACTCCTCATACAAAATTCAAAGCTGAGGTTTATATCTTGAAGAAAGAAGAAGGTGGTCGTCACACTCCTTTCCATAACAAGTACCGTCCTCAGTTCTACATCCGTACTACTGACGTAACTGGAGAGATCCAATTAGAAGAAGGTCGTGAGATGGTAATGCCTGGTGATAACTTAACTATTACAGTTGAGTTGATCAACCCAGTAGCAATCAACTTAGGTCTTAAATTCGCTATCCGTGAAGGAGGTCGTACAGTAGGTGCTGGTCAAATTACTGAGATCATAGAGTAA
- a CDS encoding potassium channel protein, protein MGYMVIEDYNLVDAFYMTIITVSTVGFKEVQPLSVEGRIFTSFLIIFSFGIFAYTVSYITRYIVNGDLQNYFKNYKVDAYIDRISDHVIVCGYGRNGAQAVKTLLAYGKECVIIENNDDILARLKEANLLYIKGDATAEKTLIRAGIKRAKSIISTLPNDAANVFVVLTARELATNIHIISRASEDSSEKKLRIAGSDNVIMPDKVGGAHMGSLVVTPDVYEFLDHISVMGSNEVNLEEIAYKNIPTQFHGKTLEELDKSYDSGCLIIGFRTPEGDYKVNPSRELVLVPGCKIFVLGTQSQIRQINTLFQI, encoded by the coding sequence ATGGGATATATGGTTATTGAAGACTACAATTTAGTAGATGCATTTTATATGACTATTATAACCGTTTCTACGGTGGGATTTAAAGAAGTGCAACCTTTATCTGTAGAAGGTAGAATTTTTACATCATTTTTGATTATTTTCAGCTTTGGTATTTTTGCCTATACAGTTAGTTATATTACCAGATATATTGTTAACGGAGATTTACAGAATTACTTTAAAAACTACAAAGTGGACGCATACATCGATAGAATTTCAGACCATGTAATTGTATGTGGTTATGGCCGTAATGGAGCTCAGGCAGTAAAAACCCTTTTGGCTTACGGCAAAGAATGTGTTATTATCGAAAATAACGATGATATTCTGGCGCGTTTAAAGGAGGCAAATTTGCTTTATATTAAAGGAGATGCAACTGCCGAGAAGACTTTGATTCGTGCAGGAATCAAGCGTGCAAAGTCAATTATTTCGACTTTACCAAATGATGCTGCTAATGTTTTTGTGGTATTAACAGCAAGAGAATTAGCCACGAATATTCATATTATTAGTCGCGCATCTGAAGATAGTTCTGAAAAGAAACTCAGAATTGCGGGTAGTGATAATGTAATTATGCCGGATAAAGTGGGTGGTGCACATATGGGATCGTTGGTAGTTACTCCGGATGTATATGAGTTCTTAGATCATATTTCGGTCATGGGGTCTAATGAGGTAAACCTGGAAGAAATCGCATATAAGAATATTCCTACCCAGTTTCATGGAAAGACCCTTGAGGAATTAGATAAAAGTTATGATTCAGGTTGTTTGATTATTGGATTTAGAACCCCTGAAGGCGACTATAAAGTAAACCCAAGTAGAGAATTAGTACTTGTTCCGGGATGTAAAATATTTGTACTGGGAACACAAAGTCAGATTCGTCAAATCAATACCCTCTTTCAGATATAA
- the nusG gene encoding transcription termination/antitermination factor NusG: protein MAESKEIKKRWYVVRAVSGKESKVRDYIEMEINRLKMGDYVSQVLIPKEKVYQIRNGKKILKERNFFPGYIMVEAALVGEVPHVLTSVPNVIGFLSGTKGGEPLAMREAEVNRILGKVDELADADEGVEIPYIVGETVKVIDGPFNSFSGIIEEVNEEKKKLKVMVKIFGRKTPLELGYLQVEKE from the coding sequence GTGGCTGAAAGCAAAGAGATAAAAAAACGCTGGTATGTGGTTCGCGCTGTCAGTGGTAAAGAAAGCAAGGTAAGAGATTACATTGAAATGGAAATCAATCGTCTTAAGATGGGTGATTACGTTTCTCAGGTTTTAATCCCGAAAGAAAAGGTTTACCAAATCAGAAATGGTAAGAAGATCCTAAAAGAAAGAAACTTTTTTCCTGGATACATTATGGTAGAAGCAGCTCTTGTTGGAGAGGTGCCTCACGTTTTAACTAGTGTTCCAAATGTGATTGGCTTTTTAAGTGGAACTAAAGGTGGTGAGCCTTTAGCAATGCGTGAAGCTGAAGTGAATAGAATTTTAGGAAAAGTAGATGAATTAGCAGACGCAGATGAAGGAGTAGAAATTCCTTATATCGTTGGTGAGACTGTTAAGGTTATTGATGGACCTTTCAATAGCTTCTCTGGAATTATCGAAGAAGTAAATGAAGAGAAGAAGAAGTTGAAAGTAATGGTGAAGATTTTCGGTAGAAAAACACCATTAGAGTTGGGGTATCTACAAGTAGAAAAAGAATAA
- a CDS encoding helix-hairpin-helix domain-containing protein: protein MEGNWKDLFYFHRRERNGIFVLSTIILLLLLFQCFMPLLVDKRLEKDTQYLEAYWAQLKKDSLAYRQKLEAKKAVRYQERIKQSVVSNSMKEEFNPNTSTVENWMQFDLTQKQAESILRYIDKGGVFKEKKDILKLYVIDQEKYVQIEPFLKIVHAEKKEKPSFNLKQDSDKVVQKRIEILVELNSADTTALKKLKGIGSYYATRIVKYRDQLGGFYGVHQLFEIERMREETVVSILDQVTVDTNLIRKLHLNSDSAVRMVKHPYITWNMAIRIQDFRDFHKKYKSAHDLVKNGLLNEELYSKLVPYLEL from the coding sequence ATGGAAGGAAATTGGAAAGACCTCTTCTATTTTCATAGAAGGGAGCGAAATGGGATTTTCGTATTATCAACTATTATTCTTTTGTTATTACTATTTCAATGCTTTATGCCATTACTGGTAGATAAAAGGTTGGAGAAGGATACGCAATATCTGGAAGCATATTGGGCGCAATTGAAAAAAGACTCTCTGGCTTATCGTCAAAAGTTAGAAGCTAAAAAGGCAGTGAGGTATCAGGAAAGAATAAAACAGTCTGTTGTTTCAAATAGCATGAAGGAGGAATTTAACCCCAACACATCAACTGTCGAAAATTGGATGCAATTTGATTTAACCCAAAAGCAAGCAGAATCTATACTGAGGTACATTGATAAGGGAGGTGTATTTAAAGAGAAAAAAGATATACTTAAGCTATATGTGATTGATCAGGAGAAATATGTGCAAATAGAACCATTTCTTAAAATAGTTCACGCTGAAAAAAAAGAAAAGCCATCTTTCAACTTAAAACAAGATTCAGATAAGGTGGTACAAAAAAGAATAGAGATTTTGGTAGAATTAAATAGTGCGGATACTACAGCGCTTAAAAAGTTAAAGGGTATAGGTAGTTATTATGCAACAAGAATTGTAAAGTATAGAGATCAATTGGGCGGTTTTTATGGAGTGCATCAATTGTTTGAAATTGAACGAATGAGAGAAGAAACGGTGGTGAGTATTCTGGATCAGGTTACCGTTGATACTAATTTGATTAGGAAACTGCATTTAAACTCTGATTCAGCTGTTAGGATGGTAAAACATCCGTACATCACGTGGAATATGGCAATTCGGATTCAGGATTTTCGCGATTTTCATAAGAAGTATAAATCAGCACATGACCTCGTCAAAAATGGGTTGCTCAATGAAGAATTATATAGTAAACTTGTACCATACTTAGAATTATAG
- the raiA gene encoding ribosome-associated translation inhibitor RaiA: MKLNIQSIHFDADQKLLDIIQNKADKLDTYFDRIVSGDVFLRLEKSENRENKLVEIKLTVPGNDLFASKKSSSFEEAADEAVEALRRQVKKLKEKLAER; this comes from the coding sequence ATGAAATTAAACATTCAGTCTATTCATTTCGATGCAGATCAAAAATTATTAGATATTATTCAAAATAAAGCAGATAAATTGGACACTTATTTTGATAGAATTGTTTCAGGAGATGTTTTCTTGAGATTAGAAAAGTCGGAAAACAGAGAGAATAAACTTGTTGAAATAAAATTAACGGTTCCTGGAAACGATCTTTTTGCTAGTAAAAAATCTTCAAGCTTTGAAGAAGCGGCTGATGAGGCAGTAGAGGCTCTAAGAAGACAAGTTAAAAAATTAAAAGAGAAATTAGCTGAGCGTTAA
- the secE gene encoding preprotein translocase subunit SecE, whose translation MNKLKSYIADSYNELRYKVSWPTLKELQGSSVLVLVASFIMAGIVYLLDASFGQVMKLIYDTVY comes from the coding sequence ATGAATAAATTGAAAAGTTATATCGCGGACTCTTATAACGAACTTCGTTATAAAGTGAGTTGGCCAACATTAAAAGAGCTTCAAGGAAGTTCTGTATTGGTGTTAGTGGCATCATTTATTATGGCTGGTATTGTGTATCTTTTAGATGCTAGTTTTGGTCAGGTAATGAAGCTTATTTACGATACGGTTTATTAA